A genome region from Falco biarmicus isolate bFalBia1 chromosome 11, bFalBia1.pri, whole genome shotgun sequence includes the following:
- the LOC130157232 gene encoding E3 ubiquitin-protein ligase RBBP6-like, which produces MSCVHYKFSSRLNSDVVTFHGPHISLRDLRRQIMGRERLKATHCDLQVTNAQTMEEYTDDNALIPRHSSVTVRRVPVRGVKATGKTDLGSRTGPASRTSKEVCKNTS; this is translated from the exons ATGTCGTGTGTCCACTACAagttctcctccaggctgaactccGATGTGGTCACCTTTCACGGCCCCCACATCTCCCTGCGCGACCTCAGGCGCCAGATCATGGGCCGCGAGAGGCTGAAGGCGACCCACTGCGACCTGCAGGTCACCAACGCCCAGACCATGGAAG aatacaCAGATGACAATGCCCTGATTCCAAGGCACTCATCGGTAACTGTTAGGAGAGTCCCTGTCAGAGGAGTTAAAGCTACCGGCAAGACAGACCTTGG aaGTCGAACTGGGCCAGCGAGTAGAACATCAAAAGAGGTATGtaaaaacacaagctga
- the LOC130157028 gene encoding E3 ubiquitin-protein ligase RBBP6-like: MEGEHLIGLSTANLAEANASEEDKIKAMMIQSCHEYDPSNYLREPLDLPPPSSSCFCCGKPGHYAKNCPVNRDKNVEPVCRIKRSTGIPRSFLVEVKDPNTKGAMLTKAGKYAIPTINAEAYAREKKEKPPFLPEEPSSSSADRPVPNELLCPICKDPVTDAALIPCCGASYCDECIRTALLESEEHTCPACHQTGVSPDALVANNFLRQAVNNFHNGTGYTTGLHKEIQQQQRQPPSPPARPLVTVTPAAQVTATKLSKSSSLIY; this comes from the exons ATGGAAGGGGAGCACCTTATTGGCCTCAGT ACTGCCAACCTGGCTGAAGCCAATGCTTCCGAAGAGGATAAGATAAAGGCGATGATGATACAGTCCTGCCATGAATACGATCCATCCAA TTACTTGAGGGAACCCTTGGATCTGCCTCCACCATCATCCAGttgcttttgctgtggaaaaCCTGGCCACTATGCCAAGAACTGCCCGGTAAATAGG GACAAAAATGTGGAGCCTGTTTGCAGAATTAAAAGGAGCACCGGAATTCCAAGGAGTTTCCTGGTGGAGGTGAAGGATCCCAACACAAAAGGTGCCATGCTGACAAAGGCTGGGAAATACGCAATACCAACTATTAATGC GGAAGCTTATgctagagagaaaaaggaaaagccaccCTTTTTACCAGAggagccctcctcctcctccgcagACAGGCCTGTTCCAAACGAGTTGTTATGTCCCATTTGTAAAGATCCAGTGACGGATGCAGCGCTTATTCCATGCTGTGGAGCAAGTTATTGTGACGAAT GTATTAGAACAGCTTTACTGGAATCGGAGGAACATACTTGCCCGGCGTGTCATCAGACAGGTGTTTCTCCTGACGCTTTAGTTGCCAACAACTTCCTGCGCCAG GCTGTGAACAACTTCCACAATGGAACCGGCTACACAACAGGGCTCCATAAGGagattcagcagcagcagcgacaGCCGCCGTCACCGCCTGCACGACCACTTGTGACTGTGACACCTGCTGCTCAGGTGACTGCCACCAAACTTTCTAAATCTTCCTCTCT tatttattag